In the Armatimonadota bacterium genome, TGCACGTGCCGGAAGAGGAACTCGTCGATCAGCAGCGCTCCCCGCGCCACCGCCCTTGTGTCGTCGTCCGCCACCAGGTCCGGCGCCTCGTCGCGGAAGGCGAGCAGGCACGACGGCTCGCATCCGACGATCGGCACGCCGGCCCGGACGTAGGGCAGCAGCCGCCGCACGTTCTCCCGCACCTGGGCGGCAGCCCGGTCCAGGAGCCCTTTGCTGATCATCGGCCGCCCGCAGCAGACCACCGGCGGCACGTGCACGGTGTAGCCGAGGTGCTCCAGCACCTGCACCGTGGCACGGCCGACTTCCGGGTAGTGGAAGCGCAGGAAGGTGTCCGCGAAGAGCACCACCTGCGGCCGCGGCCCGCCCTCGACCCCGGGGACGCCACCCCCGCCGGCCTGATGGGGACGGCGGCGGCGCCACCAGGCGTCGAAGGTCGGCCGCGCGAAGGCCGGCAGCGGCCGACGGCGATCGATGCCGACCAGGCGCTCCAGCACCCAGCGCGTTGGGGCCGCCTGGGCGATCCACGTCGACAGCGGGGCGAGCGCGGCGCCGGCACGGCTCAGGCGGTGGATGTCGGCGAACAGCCGTGCCCGCACCGGCACGCCATGGGTCGCGTGGTACCGTGCCAGGAACTCGTACTTGAGCTTGGCCATGTCCACGTTGGCGGGGCACTCGGCCTTGCAGCCCTTGCACTCCAGGCACAGGTCCAGCGCTTCGTACAGGCGCGGGCCCGTCAGCTCCTCGGGCGGCAGCACCCCGGAGAGCACCGCCCGCAGCAGGTTGGCGCGCCCGCGGGTGGAGTGGCGCTCTTCCCGCGTGACCATGTACGAGGGGCACATGGTCCCCTCGGTCGTCTTGCGGCAGGCCCCGACCCCGCTGCACATCTCCACGGCGGCTGCCAGGCCGCCGTCCCGGCTCCAGTCGAACCGCGTGGGCACCGCCAGCGTGCGGTACGACGGCCCGTAGCGCAAGTGCTCGGTCATGGGCGGCGCATCCACGATCTTGCCCGGGTTGAGCAGGCCATGGGGATCGAAGGCCTGCTTCAGCCGGCGAAACGCCCCGTAGAGGGCCGGTCCGTAGTAGCGCTCGAGGAACCACGAGCGCACCAGCCCGTCGCCGTGCTCGCCCGAGAAGGCGCCGCCGAACTCCAGGACCAGGGCCCCCACCTCCTCGGCGATGGCGCGCATCGTGGCGACGTCCGCCGCCTCCTTCAGGTTGAGGTAGGGCCGCACGTGCAGGCAGCCCACGCTGGCGTGGGCGTAGATCGCGGCCTGCACACCGTGGCGCGCCAGGATCGCCTGCACGCGCCGGATGTAGGGCGCCAGGCGCTCGGGCGGCACGGCGGTGTCCTCCACGAACGCGATGGGCTTGCGGTCCCCCTTGACGCCCTGGAGCAGGCCCTGCCCGGCCTTGCGGACCTGCCAGATGTTGTCCTGCGCCGCCGGGTCCTCGGCCCGCACCACGGCATAGCCCGCGCCGGCCTGGCGGAGCGTGCGCTCGGCCGCGTCCAGCCGCGCGCGCACCTCCTCGGGGTCGTCGCCGCTGAACTCCACGACCAGCAGCGCCGCCGGATCGCCCTGGACGAAGGTCATGCGCCGCGCGTACTCGAGCTGCGCGCGGGTCATCTCCAGCACGTGGCGGTCGATCAGCTCCACCGCCGACGGCCCATGCGACAGGAGCAGCTGCGTGGCCTCCAGGGCCTCGAGCAGGTCGCGGAAGTGCACCACGCCCACTACGGCGTGCTGGGGCCGGGGCACCACGCGCACCGTGGCCTCGGTGACGATGCCCAGCGTCCCCTCGGAGCCCACCAGCAACCGGCTCAGGTTGAACGGGCGTGCGCGCAGCTCGGGCAGGTTGTAGCCGGCCACCCGGCGCAGCAGGCGCGGGTAGCGCCGGTCGATCTCGTCGGCGTGGGCCTCGAGCACCTCCAGGACCGTGCGGTAGAGCTCGCCCTCGCGCGACGGGGCCTGGCGCCTGGCGTCCAGCGCCGCGTCGTCCAGGGGGCCGGTGACGAGCTCGCTGCCGTCCCACAGCAGCACCCGCAACGCCACCACGTGGTCCACCATCTTGCCGTAGACGATCGACCGGGCGCCGGCGGAGTTGTTGCCGATCATGCCGCCCAGGGTGGCGCGGTTGCTGGTGGCGGTGTCCGGTCCCAGCCGCAGGCGGTGGGGCGCCAGCGCGGCGTTCAGGTGGTCCTGCACGACGCCGGGCTGCACGCGCGCCACCCCGGCCGCAGGGTCGATGGCCAGGATGCGATCCATGTACTTCGAGCAGTCGATCACCACCGCCCGGCCGATGGCCTGCCCTGCCAGGCTGGTCCCGGCGCCCCGCGGCAGCACCGGCACGCCCTCCTCGGCGCACAGCCGCAACGTGGCGGCGATGTCGTCCGCATCGCGGGGGATCACGACACCCAGCGGCATGATCTGGTAGATGCTGGCGTCGGTGCTGTAGAGGACGCGGGAGATCTCGTCGAAGCGCACCTCGCCGCGGACGGCCGCGGCCAGATGGCGGGTCAGGCGCTCGAGGCGGTCAGGGGCTGTGCTGGTCATGGGTGCGGCCGCGGCGGGATGCCCCTGGCATCGTGTGAACGCACGGTGCCAGCGGGCATGGCTTACGCGCTCCGTTGCCTGTCGAAGACCTCTTTTGCTGCTGCCAGGGCGTCATGAGTCGCGGGGACACCCTGGTAGGGCGCGAGCTGCACGATAGCTTCGACGATCTCGTCACGGGTCCAGCCAAGCCGGAGCGCGGCCCCCACATACCCGCGCAGCTGCGCTGAGCGCCCTTGAACCGACAGGGCTACCAGCGTGATCAACACCCGGGTCTTGAGATCCAGCTGTGGGCGCCCGTAGAGGTCGCCGAAGACACTGGCGTACACCCACTCTGAGAAGAACGGAGCCAGCTCTTGCGTGGCCGGCGTCCCCGGCGGGACACCAGGTCCCATGATCTCCTCGCGCATGCGACGGCCCCGTGCCACACGGTCAGCTCCCACGGGCAGTGTTTCGTCCCTACGCTGGTCCATAAGTCCTCCTTGAGCGGTCGGGCGCGTGCGCTCCGACGCGTAGGATCGCGGGTACCGGAGCGCCCAGACGGCTACCGTCGGCGGAGCCCCAGTTCGTCGATGATCCGCGTCAACCGAGCTTCCTCGCCAGCGAGAAACCGGCGGAAGTCCGCGGGCCCCAGATAAAGGTCGACCGCCTTGGCGTTGGCGTTGAACCGTTTCCACGCGTCGCTATCCAGCGCCTTCTGAAACGCCACGGTCAGCACCGCGATCCGCGACGGCGGGACGCCGGCGGGTGCCAGCACGCTCCGCCACTGGGTATAGACGACGTCCCAGCCTTTCTCCTTCAGCGTAGGCACCTGCGGAAAGATCGGACTGCGCCGCTCGCTGGCGACGGCGAACGGCACGATGCGCCGTGCCTCGATGTGCTGAAAGACCTCGGACACGTTGCCGACGAGCACCTCGGCGTTCCCTCCCAAGAAGGCCAACGTGGCAGGCCCGCCGCCCTCATGCGGAATGTACTCGACGTCGATGCCCGCTTCTTTCTCCCAGGTCAACACGACGAAGCTATCGATGCCACCAATCGCCGAACCGGCCACACGCACCCGGCGGGGATTCGCCCGGGCGAACGCCACGAGCTCCTCCGGCGTCTTCCACGGCGCGTTCGGCCGCACCATGAGCCACTCCTCCTCGCCGTGAATACGCGCCACCGGGTCGAAGTTGTCCCACTTGAGCTGGGGCTGGTTGGCAATGATGGGCGTGATGATCGACGACCCCGCGTGGGCGAACAAGAGCGTGTAGCCGTCCGCGGGGCGTGTCGCCACGAAGGCGTTGGCGACGGTTCCGCCGGCTCCTGGCCGATTCTCCACCACGAGCGGCTGCGGTAGAATCCCTTTCACGGCATCGGCCAGCGCGCGCGCAAAGACGTCTGCACCACCACCAGGCGCAAAGCCTACGACGAACGTCACGGGGCGCGTGGGGTAGTCCACCGGCCCCGCCAGCCCTCCGGTGGCCAGCGCGGCCACCGTC is a window encoding:
- a CDS encoding FAD-linked oxidase C-terminal domain-containing protein, whose amino-acid sequence is MTSTAPDRLERLTRHLAAAVRGEVRFDEISRVLYSTDASIYQIMPLGVVIPRDADDIAATLRLCAEEGVPVLPRGAGTSLAGQAIGRAVVIDCSKYMDRILAIDPAAGVARVQPGVVQDHLNAALAPHRLRLGPDTATSNRATLGGMIGNNSAGARSIVYGKMVDHVVALRVLLWDGSELVTGPLDDAALDARRQAPSREGELYRTVLEVLEAHADEIDRRYPRLLRRVAGYNLPELRARPFNLSRLLVGSEGTLGIVTEATVRVVPRPQHAVVGVVHFRDLLEALEATQLLLSHGPSAVELIDRHVLEMTRAQLEYARRMTFVQGDPAALLVVEFSGDDPEEVRARLDAAERTLRQAGAGYAVVRAEDPAAQDNIWQVRKAGQGLLQGVKGDRKPIAFVEDTAVPPERLAPYIRRVQAILARHGVQAAIYAHASVGCLHVRPYLNLKEAADVATMRAIAEEVGALVLEFGGAFSGEHGDGLVRSWFLERYYGPALYGAFRRLKQAFDPHGLLNPGKIVDAPPMTEHLRYGPSYRTLAVPTRFDWSRDGGLAAAVEMCSGVGACRKTTEGTMCPSYMVTREERHSTRGRANLLRAVLSGVLPPEELTGPRLYEALDLCLECKGCKAECPANVDMAKLKYEFLARYHATHGVPVRARLFADIHRLSRAGAALAPLSTWIAQAAPTRWVLERLVGIDRRRPLPAFARPTFDAWWRRRRPHQAGGGGVPGVEGGPRPQVVLFADTFLRFHYPEVGRATVQVLEHLGYTVHVPPVVCCGRPMISKGLLDRAAAQVRENVRRLLPYVRAGVPIVGCEPSCLLAFRDEAPDLVADDDTRAVARGALLIDEFLFRHVQSYGWAPAATAAEPVPVGGAPTPTPATVAGGAPRKVLLHGHCHQKALVGLQAATGVLRAAGCQVDVVDAGCCGMAGAFGFEREHYDLSLAIGERRLLPAVRRQPAEVTVVAMGVSCRQQIAHGTGRRAQHLVEVLAAMLPV
- a CDS encoding carboxymuconolactone decarboxylase family protein, whose translation is MDQRRDETLPVGADRVARGRRMREEIMGPGVPPGTPATQELAPFFSEWVYASVFGDLYGRPQLDLKTRVLITLVALSVQGRSAQLRGYVGAALRLGWTRDEIVEAIVQLAPYQGVPATHDALAAAKEVFDRQRSA
- a CDS encoding tripartite tricarboxylate transporter substrate binding protein, giving the protein MARNDLWALRRWRLVAAVGGTVAALATGGLAGPVDYPTRPVTFVVGFAPGGGADVFARALADAVKGILPQPLVVENRPGAGGTVANAFVATRPADGYTLLFAHAGSSIITPIIANQPQLKWDNFDPVARIHGEEEWLMVRPNAPWKTPEELVAFARANPRRVRVAGSAIGGIDSFVVLTWEKEAGIDVEYIPHEGGGPATLAFLGGNAEVLVGNVSEVFQHIEARRIVPFAVASERRSPIFPQVPTLKEKGWDVVYTQWRSVLAPAGVPPSRIAVLTVAFQKALDSDAWKRFNANAKAVDLYLGPADFRRFLAGEEARLTRIIDELGLRRR